Below is a genomic region from Amycolatopsis sp. 195334CR.
GATCGACGAGGGCCGGATCGTGGCGATCGGCCGACCGGAGGAGATCTCCGCGGACGCCGAAACCGTGGACTTCAGCGGGAAGTACGTCATTCCAGGGCTGATGAACGCCAACGTGCACCTGCTGATGAGCGTTTTCCTCGAAACCCTCGTCCGCTATGAGGACCGGTACGAGGACCTGATCATCGAGGCCGCGCAAGTCGCGCTGAAGAGCGGAATGACCACGGTGTTCGACACCTGGGGGCCGCGTCGTGTGCTCATGTCCGTTCGCGACCGGATCGACCGGGGTGAGGTCGTGGGCAGCCGCATTCGCTGTGCCGGCAACATCATCGGGTTCGACGGTCCGTTCTCCGGGGATTTCGACGGACGGATCAGCGGGGTCGGCAGCTCCTACTTCGTCGACCGGGTCAACGCGACGTGGGTGGAGAACACCGGCCGGCACCTGATGTGGCTGACGCCCGAGGCCGTCGGCGAGGAGGTGCGGGAGTACATCGGGCGTGGCATCGACTTCGTCAAGTTCGCGTCGAACGAGCACGGCGCGACCGCGGCCGGTGCCTTCCTGCAGTTCTCGGGGCGCACCCAGCGGGCCATTGTGGAAGAAGCCCACCGTGCTGGGGTGACCGCGCAGGCGCACACCTCGTCGGTCGAGGGGCTGCGGCTCTCACTCGAAGCGGGCTGCGATCTGATCCAGCACTGCAACGTCACCGGGCCGACCGAGATTCCCAAGGAGACGCTCGAGTCGTTCGCCGAGCGGAACTGCGGCGCCGTCCTCTTCCCGTTGACCGACAACGGTCTTTCGACGCTGAAGGAGTCCATTTCGGATCTCGAATGGACGATGTGGAAGGCCGCCGACGCCAACTGCCGTCACCTGGTCGAATCCGGGGCCACCATTCTCATGGCCAACGACGGGGGAATTCTCGCGCCGGAGGTCATGCGGGAGCCGATGATCAAGAACACCTGGAACGGGCTGCCCGAAGGCGAAGCGCTCGGACGGCTGGCGACCGGGCACTTCACCTGGCTGCGGGCGATGGAGGAGAAAGGCATGTCGCCGATGGACCTGCTGCGGGCGGCGACCCGCAACGTCGCCGAGGCGTACCGGGTCGACGACGAACTCGGCACGCTCGAAGCTGGAAAGCGCGCCGACCTGGTGGTGCTCGACCGGGATCCGTTGCAGGGCGCCAAGAACTACCAGAGCATTCACGCGGTCATCAAGGGCGGCACCCGCGTGGACCTTGACACGCTTCCCGAACGGCCGCTATTGACCGCGGACCTTCCCGAGCAGACTGAGGAAGAAGGCCGGTACAAGCGATTCCTCCACCACGGTGCGCGCCTGCCGTCCTGCCCGTCCTGTCTGCCTGGGACGCGCTGACGGCGGGCGGGTTACATTCACCGGCGTGAGCGAAGACCTGCAGCGGGTGGTGGACACACTGGCTCGGCAGCTGGGCCGGGCGGTCGCGGTCGACGACGTCCACTTCCGGCTGCTCGCCTACAGTGCGCACGCCGGTCCGATCGACGACATGCGAGCGCGGGTGATCCTGACCCGTGAGGCCCCGCCGGAGGCGGTCGCCTGGCTGCGGCGGTTTCGGCTTCCTCGTGCCGACGGGCCGGTTCGCCTTCCTGCTTCGGCGGAGCTCGACCTGCTGCCGCGGGTCGCCATCCCGATCCGCTTCCAGGGTGTTCAGTTCGGCTACCTGTGGCTCATTGACGCCGAGGAGCCGGTGGACGATGCCGGGCTTGAGCTCGCCGGGGCCGCGGCCGACGAAGCCGCCGAGGTGCTGTTCCGCGAGCGGGCGCTCGGCGAGCTGCACGACGCCCGTGTCGGGGAGTTCCTCCGGGATCTGACGTCGGAGGATCCCGTGGCTCGCGCTCTCGCTGCCGGTGGGCTCGTCGAATCCGGTCTCTTCGCGGCGCGCGGGGGCGTGGTCGTCATCGTCGTCGCACCTCTGCCGATAGCTGGTCAGGAGGTGGAAGAGGGTGACCGGCTGGCGCTCGGAGCGGCGCTACGCGCGGCAGCCATGGCGATGCCGGTCCGCGAGAGCATGGTCCTGATCCGCCCCGGCCACGGGTTGCTCGTCGTGACGCAGCGCGCGCTGGAGCGGATCCCCCGGCTCGCGGACGAGCTGTGCTCGTCCGCGGTGGAGCGGCTGGGGCGCGCCGAGCGCTGGCGGGCCGTGGTCGCCGGGGTGGGCCGTCCGGCGGCGCGATTGGCCGACGCCGCGACCTCGTACCAGCAGGCCCTCGACGCGATCCGGGTCGCCGACGTCATCCCGGTCTTCCGGCCCGTCGCCCGCCACGACGCGCTGGGGATCTACGCCCTGCTGGCCGCTCTGCCGCGTGAGCAGCTCCGCAGCATGGGGGTCGCGCAGGCGATCACCGCACTCCTCGACGCCGATTCCGCGCTCCTGGTAACCGCGGAGGCGTTCCTCGACCGTGCGGGAGATTCCCGCGCGGTGGCCGAGCAACTCGGTGTGCACCGGGCGACGATCTACCACCGGCTCCGCCGCATCGAAGAGCTCACCGGCTTCGACCTGAGCGACGGCGAACTCCGCCTCGTGCTGCATCTCGGCATCAAGGCGGCGAGGCTTCTCGGCGACATCTGATGCGACAGGTGTTGAACATAGGCCCCCGTAGTGCGACATTCTGCGCATCCGTTCGGGTGGATCGGTTCCTACACTTGCGGGCATGCCTCTGCACCAGGACGCCGTGGTGGTGGACTGCCACAACGACCTCATCCTGCTGGTCGACCACTTCGACCAGCGAGATCAGCCCGGCCACTTCAGGGACTTCTGGCTCCCCGAACTGCGTGCCGGGGGAGTCGACGTCCAGATCCTGCCCATCTGCCTCGAACCGGCCTTCCAGTCCGAGGGCGGCCTGCGGCGCACCCTGTTGCTCGTCGAGCGCATCCATCGACTCGCCGCCGAGCACAGTGACGACGTGGCAGTCTGCCTGACCGGCGCCGAGATCGACTCCGCGGTCGCCGACGGCAAGATCGCCCTGGTCATCGCGCTCGAGGGAGCGCACGGAATCGGGCAGGATGTCGCGCTCGTCCGCACTCTTCACCGGGTGGGGGTCCGGGTCGTGTCGATGGCGCACTTTGGCCGCACGTTCCTCGCCGATGGCAGCGGCCTCGACACGACTTCACGGGGCCGCCTCACCCCGCAAGGCATCGAGGCCCTGCGCGAGCTGGAGGACCTGGGCATCGTCTTCGACATCAGCCACCTCGGTATCGGTGGGGTCGACCACGTGCTCGAACTCGCCACCAGGCCGTTTCTCGCGACCCACTCGGCCTGCCTCGGCATCACCGACGTCCACCGCAACCTCCACGACGACCACATCAAGCGGATCGCCCAGCTCGGTGGCGTCATCGGGGTGGCCGCGGCGATCCCGTTCTTCATCGACGCCCAGCACCCCACGGCCGACCGGGTCGTCGACCACATCGAGCGGATCGCCGACGTGGCGGGCATCGACCACGTCGGGCTCGGCCCCGACTTCATCGACGACTACTACCAGCAGGTCTTCGGTGGCTGGATCATTCCGCCTGACCTCGCGGCCACCGCCGCACACGCCGAGGTCGCCCGTCCGTCGGACCTGCCGAAGATCACCGAGGCGCTGGTGCGGCGCGGCTTCGCCGAGTCCGACATCCGGAAGATCCTGGGAGAGAACGTGCTGCGAGTCCTTCGGGACGTCATGACGGCCCACGCCTGAGAGGGGCTGCTCATGCCGACACTTGCCGACACCGCGGCTTGGCTCGACGAGAGCCTTGCTGAACTTCTTGCCCAGCACCGGATTCCCGGCGCCGCTGTCGCGGTGCTCGCCGATGGCGAGGTGACCGACCACGCGGCGGGCGTGCTCAACACCGGCACCGGCGTTGACTCCACAGTGGACTCGCTGTTCCAGATCGGGTCGATTTCCAAGGTGTGGACTGCAACGCTGGCGATGCAGTTGGTGGACGAGGGGCTGCTGGGTCTCGACGATCCGGTGCGGGCCCACCTGCCGGGCTTCACCGTCGGGGACGAGCAGGCCGCGGCCGGGATCACGGTCCGGCAGCTCATGTGCCACACCGCGGGTTTCGAGGGTGACGTCTTCACCGACACCGGACCCGGCGACGATGCCGTGGAAAGGCTCGTGGCGTCTCTTTCGGACGTTCCGCAGCTCTTTCCCCCGGGCGAGCGGTTCTCCTACAACAACGCCGGCTTCTGCGTGCTCGGCCGCATCATCGAGGTGCTGCGGGGCAAGTGCTGGGACGACTGCGTGCGCGAGCACCTCATCGCACCGCTCGGCCTGACCCACGCGGCAGCAGGGCCGTACGACGCGATCCGCTACCGCGCCGCGATCGGGCACGTGCAGCCCGGCCTGGACGCGGAACCGGTTCCAGCACCGGTCTGGGCGCTCCCGCGTTCGAACGCTCCGGCTGGTTCGACACTGGCGATGAGTCCGCGTGAGCTCCTCACGTTCGTCCACAGGCACCTCGTGGCAGACAGTGGCACGCCGGTGCTGTCGCCGGAGTCGGCGCTCGCGATGCGCGAGCCCCAGGTGCAGGCGCCCGACCACGGGCTCATGCCTGACGCGCTGGGCCTGGGCTGGTTGCTCTACGACTGGACGGGTGGGCCGGTGTTCGGCCACGACGGCGCCACCATCGGCCAGAACGCCTACCTCCGGGTCGTCCCGCACCGCGGTGTCGCCGTCGCGCTGTCGGCCAACGGTGGCCGGGCGCTGCACCTGTACCAGGAGGTCATGGCTCGGGTGCTGCACGATCTCGCGGACGTGGTGGTGCCGCCCCTGCCCGCCCCGGCCGCCGGCCCGGCGCCGGTCGAGGTGGCACGGTTCGTGGGCGAGTACACGTCGATGGTCACCGACACGGTGGTGAGCGGGGACGATGCCGGCCGACTGTGGATCGAGCGCACGCCGAAAGGGATCCTCGCCGAGATGGGCGAGCGCCCGTCGAAGAACGAACTGCTGCCGTACCGGGGCGAGACGTTCGTCGCGCGCATCGATCCGGCAACCGGTTACTACCAGCCGTACACGTTCGTCGGGGACGACGGAGCCGGCCACGCCCAGTTCCTCTACCACGGACGTGCCGACCGAAGGGAACGTTCATGACCGCCATGGCCGCTGGTGAGCGGGTCGTCATCGTGGGCGGTGGAGCCATCGGCCTCGCGACCGGCTACTTCCTGCAGCGCGCGGGTGCCGAGGTCGTTGTGCTGGATCGCGGCCACGTCGGAGACGGTGCCTCGCGGGGCAACGCCGGCTGGGTCACGCCCGTGCTGTCCGGGCCCATCCCGGCGCCGTCGGTCCGGAAGTACGCGCTGCGCAACATCGCCAAGCCGAGCTCCCCCTTGTTCATCCCGCCCCGGCCCGACCCGGCACTGGCGCTGTGGCTGTGGCGCTTCTGGCGGTACTGCAACCGCCGCGATCACGCGGCCGGGCTCGCTGCGATGGCGGAGCTCAACCGCAGGACGATGCCGCTGTTCGACGAACTCCGGCGGGATGGAGTGGAGTTCGCCATGTGGCAGAAGGGTTTGCTGTTCGCATTCCTGACCGAACAGGGCGCGGCGCACGAACTCGCCTCGCTGCGGGAAATGGCGAGGTTCGGCTACGAGGTGCCCGACGCCCCGCTCGACTCGTCCGCCGTGCACCAGCTCGAACCGGCGCTCTCGCAGCGCGTGTCGGCGGGCTTCCTGCTCGCCGGCGAACGACACGTGGACCCGCAGACGCTCACCCGAGGGCTGGCCGACCGGCTGCGTCAAGGGGGTGCGGTCATCCGGGAGCGCCTGGAGGTCACGGATTTCGAGACGAAGGGCGACCGGGTCGTCGCCGCGATCTCCCACGGCGAGCGCATCGAAGCCGACCGTGTCCTGCTCGCCGCCGGCGCCTGGACGAGGCCACTGGCCCGCAAGCTCGGCGTGGACCTGCCGGTCCAAGGTGCCAAGGGGTACAGCTTCACGGTGCGCACGGAGAACCCGCCCGCCCACCCGCTGTACTTCGGCGACGTGAAGGTCGGAGTCAGTTCTTATGAGGACGGCCGCACCCGCATCGCCGGGACCATGGAGCTCAGCGGGCTTAACGAGAAGATCCACCAGGGCCGGGTCAGGTCGATCGCCGAGCACGCGCGGACCTACCTGGGCGACTGGGCCGGCGGCCCGATCGAGGATGTCTGGGGCGGCATGCGCCCGCTCACCTACGACGGTCTTCCCGTCATCGGCGGATCGGCCCGCTATGCCAACGTCTACGTGTCCACCGGGCACGCCATGCTCGGCATCACCCTCGCACCGGCCACCGGCGAGACGCTCGCCGAGCTGATCGCCACGGGCCGGTCTCCCGGCGTCCTGCGGCCGTTCACCCCTCAACGATTCCACAAAGGATGGAAGAGGCACGATGAGCACTGACTTGATCCGCGTCGGAAACGCGCTGGACTACGGGAACCTGCCCCTGTCGGCCGCGGCCCGCATGGACGGGACGGTGCACACCGCCGGCGTCCTGTCGATCGACCCGGCCACCGGCGAAGTGGTCGGCGAGACGATCGAGGAGCAGGCACGGGTCGCGCTGAGCAACCTGGAGGCCGTCCTGCGAAGCGCCGGCTCATCGCTGGGCCAGGTCGGGATCGTGCGGGTCTACCTGGCCGACATCGTGGCCGACATCGACGGCTTCAATCGCGTCTACGCGGAGTTCTTCGCCCGGCACCACCCCGCCCGCTACGCACTGGGGGTGGCCCTTGCTCTCCCCAGCCTGAAGGTCGAGCTCCAAGCGGTCGCCTCCGCCGAGCCCGCCTGACACCGGGAGGACCAACCGTGACTGCTCTGAATTCCCTGCGTGACCGGATCGCCGGCATCCTCGATGCCCAGTCGCCCGCGACAGGTGTCGCCGGGGCGGTGATCGGTGTCGCGGTGGGCGGCGATCAGTTCTCTCTCGCCCACGGCTGTGCGAACCTCAACACGGGCCAGGAGTTCTTGACGGACACCGGCTGGCTGCTCGGCTCGGTCACCAAGGTGCTGACCGCGACGGTCCTGCTGCGCCTGGTGGACGCCGGCGCGGTCGACCTGGACGCGCCCGCGCGCCGCTACCTCCCCGAGTTCACCCTCGCCGAGGCGGACGCGGCCGATGCCATCACCGTGCGGATGCTGGTCAACCACACCAACGGCATCGACGCCGACGACCTGATGCCCGCGTCGGTACGAGGGCGGGACGCGACGCGCTCGTACATCTCCCAGCTGGCGGACTTCGGCTGCGTCTTCGAGCCCGGTGCCGGTGTGCACTACTCCAATCCCGGGTTCGTTCTCGCCGCACGGATCATCGAGCGTTGCACCGGGCTGCCGTACGAGCGGGCGATTCAGGCCGAACTCTTCGACTTGTGCGGCATGACCGACGCCACCGCGGTGCAGACCCAGGCGTTCCTGCGGCCCACCGCGATCGGCGCGTTTGCCACCGACGAGCCGGGAAAACTGCGGGCAACGACGCTGTTCAGCCTGCCGGAGTCCGCAGGCGGAGCCGGTGCGACTCCGATCGTGACCGTCGGCGACATGATCGCCTTCGGCCGCACGCATCTTGCCGGTGGCCTGGCCCCCGATGGCCGGCGGGTGCTGTCGGAGCAACTGGTGGCGGAGATGCAGGCCAAGGGCGTCGACCTCGGACTGCCTCAGACACCGCCGATGGGGCTCGGCTGGTGGCTGGCCCCGATCGCCGGAACGACCGCTGCCTGGCACGGCGGCGGGTCTCCTGGGGGGACGTCGAGCTTCTGCATCGTCCCGGAGCACAACGCGGTTGTTGTCAGCTTCGTCAGCGGACCCAACACGTTGCTCAACGACACGCTGCATACCACCGTGATCGAGCACCTCACCGGGCGCCAGGCCACTCCACCGTTCACTCCGGCTTCGGCGTCGGCAGACCCGGAGATGGCCGGCGAGTACGCGGCGTTCCACCGGTCCGTGCGCACCAGCTGCCACGACGGTGAGCTGATCGTTCGGACGACCACCCCGCCCTACACCGCCGACGAGGACCTGGATCGCATCCTGGCTGCCTACGGATCGCCCAGTTCGTCGACGGACACCTACACAGCGGTGGCCCCCGGCCTGTTCCTGCCCAAGGGCGTCGGCTCACGGCACACCACCGGCTTCTACGGCCGGACCAGTCTCCTCGCAGACCTCCCCGCGGCACCTGGCCGACCGCGGGGCCTCCACACCGGGCTCCGCTTCATCCCCAGGGTCGGCTGACCACGGCGGCGGAGTCACCGCCACGGCGCTGGTCGGCACGATCTTCCGCCGGGAACGGCTGGGAAACCTGCGGACAAAAGTGAGTGTGCGCAGCACCGGGTACCGCTCATGAGCGATCGCCAGACTGGCCGCCGACCGGCGCGGACGACTGCCGGGCGCACTGGTCCGGGCAGGGAGATCAAGGAGGCCGCGCGCGGCGAACTGTTCCGTGCTCGGTGCGCCGAGTCCACACCGACCCGTGTACGCCTCGGACCGCGGTTTAGGCCAGTGCAACCGTTGGCTTATGAGGGGTGGAGTCGTGTGACGTTCTCGGCGACCGTGCGGGTGGTGGTGCCGTTGGAGAGGGTGAGCGTGCCGGCGGCGATGGTGGAGTTCGTTGTGGTGGCGGTGTAGGTCAAGCTGGTCTGCCAGCCGCCGCCGACGTCGGTGAGGAACGGGCGAGCGTTGTCTTCGAACGTCCAGGACCTGTCGCTGGAGCGGTACGTGCGGGCGGAGGCTGTTGAGCTCGGTTCTTGTCCAGGACTGGGTTGGGCGATGGCGACGGCGGTCGCCGTGCCGTCCGGGGCGATGGTGAGGTCGCCGATGGCCCAGGAGGGTTCCAGTGCGGTGCGGGCCAGTGTGGTGCCGGTTCGGGTGTCGATCAGGGTGAGGACTTGGGTTTCGGCGTAGGTGGGTGGTTCGTGGTGGCGGGCGATGTGTGCGAGACGGCTGCCGTCCGGGCTCAGAGCGAGGGCGGTGATGCTGTCCGCGGTGTCGAGAACGGCGGTCGCGGTGCGGTCTTCGTTGATCCGGTGGACGGTGTAGCGCAGCTCGCCACTGACGTCGCCTTCCCGGGTGATGGCGTAGACGGTGGTGCCGCTCTCCGCGCGGGCGGTGAGCATCGTCAGGTGCGGGCTTTCGTCGACGGTGTCCGCGGGACGGGTGGGCAGCCCGCTGATGATCAGGGGCGTGGGTGGTCCGCCGTCGGCGGGGTAGCTCACCAGTCCGGTGTCGGTCTTGCTGGTGCCGATCAGTTCTGTGCCGAGGAATGCGCTCTCGCACCCGGTGCAGGGCCAGCTGTGCTGGGTTCCGGTCCTCAGGTCTCGCAGTACGACGTCGCCGCTTTCGGCATGGTTGATCCACCATGCCGCCTGGTTACCGTCCGAGGAGAACACGACGTCACCGGCGACGTAGAAGGGGTCGTCGGGGATGAGGGTTTCGGGCTCGGCGTCGGGGGCGCGGAGTAGTTGCGCGCCGGACAGTGTGGTGAAGGCGATCGGGCGGAACGTGGTGGTAGGTGGTGCCGCGACGGGCGCTGGCGCGTTGGGGCGGGTGAGCACCACAACGAGGGTGATCAGGGCGATGACCGCGAGGGCGGCGGTGGCCTGAAGAGCCCGCCGTGCCCGTGGCCGGGGACGGCTGCTGCGGCCGGGTGGGGGGCGGTCGGCGGGCTCGCTGGCGTGTGCGGCCGGTGCGATGGCGAGGTTTTCGACGAGGTCGCGCACCTCGGGGGCGATCAGGATGGGGATCAGGACCGGCGCGTAGGTGCCGGTGAGGCGTCGGCGTTGGTGCTGGCAGGTGGTGCAGTCGTCGCAGATTTCGCAGTTGTTGAAAT
It encodes:
- a CDS encoding amidohydrolase family protein; this encodes MPQLLTGATIIDGVADKGIDGQAILIDEGRIVAIGRPEEISADAETVDFSGKYVIPGLMNANVHLLMSVFLETLVRYEDRYEDLIIEAAQVALKSGMTTVFDTWGPRRVLMSVRDRIDRGEVVGSRIRCAGNIIGFDGPFSGDFDGRISGVGSSYFVDRVNATWVENTGRHLMWLTPEAVGEEVREYIGRGIDFVKFASNEHGATAAGAFLQFSGRTQRAIVEEAHRAGVTAQAHTSSVEGLRLSLEAGCDLIQHCNVTGPTEIPKETLESFAERNCGAVLFPLTDNGLSTLKESISDLEWTMWKAADANCRHLVESGATILMANDGGILAPEVMREPMIKNTWNGLPEGEALGRLATGHFTWLRAMEEKGMSPMDLLRAATRNVAEAYRVDDELGTLEAGKRADLVVLDRDPLQGAKNYQSIHAVIKGGTRVDLDTLPERPLLTADLPEQTEEEGRYKRFLHHGARLPSCPSCLPGTR
- a CDS encoding CdaR family transcriptional regulator, with product MSEDLQRVVDTLARQLGRAVAVDDVHFRLLAYSAHAGPIDDMRARVILTREAPPEAVAWLRRFRLPRADGPVRLPASAELDLLPRVAIPIRFQGVQFGYLWLIDAEEPVDDAGLELAGAAADEAAEVLFRERALGELHDARVGEFLRDLTSEDPVARALAAGGLVESGLFAARGGVVVIVVAPLPIAGQEVEEGDRLALGAALRAAAMAMPVRESMVLIRPGHGLLVVTQRALERIPRLADELCSSAVERLGRAERWRAVVAGVGRPAARLADAATSYQQALDAIRVADVIPVFRPVARHDALGIYALLAALPREQLRSMGVAQAITALLDADSALLVTAEAFLDRAGDSRAVAEQLGVHRATIYHRLRRIEELTGFDLSDGELRLVLHLGIKAARLLGDI
- a CDS encoding dipeptidase translates to MPLHQDAVVVDCHNDLILLVDHFDQRDQPGHFRDFWLPELRAGGVDVQILPICLEPAFQSEGGLRRTLLLVERIHRLAAEHSDDVAVCLTGAEIDSAVADGKIALVIALEGAHGIGQDVALVRTLHRVGVRVVSMAHFGRTFLADGSGLDTTSRGRLTPQGIEALRELEDLGIVFDISHLGIGGVDHVLELATRPFLATHSACLGITDVHRNLHDDHIKRIAQLGGVIGVAAAIPFFIDAQHPTADRVVDHIERIADVAGIDHVGLGPDFIDDYYQQVFGGWIIPPDLAATAAHAEVARPSDLPKITEALVRRGFAESDIRKILGENVLRVLRDVMTAHA
- a CDS encoding serine hydrolase encodes the protein MPTLADTAAWLDESLAELLAQHRIPGAAVAVLADGEVTDHAAGVLNTGTGVDSTVDSLFQIGSISKVWTATLAMQLVDEGLLGLDDPVRAHLPGFTVGDEQAAAGITVRQLMCHTAGFEGDVFTDTGPGDDAVERLVASLSDVPQLFPPGERFSYNNAGFCVLGRIIEVLRGKCWDDCVREHLIAPLGLTHAAAGPYDAIRYRAAIGHVQPGLDAEPVPAPVWALPRSNAPAGSTLAMSPRELLTFVHRHLVADSGTPVLSPESALAMREPQVQAPDHGLMPDALGLGWLLYDWTGGPVFGHDGATIGQNAYLRVVPHRGVAVALSANGGRALHLYQEVMARVLHDLADVVVPPLPAPAAGPAPVEVARFVGEYTSMVTDTVVSGDDAGRLWIERTPKGILAEMGERPSKNELLPYRGETFVARIDPATGYYQPYTFVGDDGAGHAQFLYHGRADRRERS
- a CDS encoding FAD-binding oxidoreductase, whose translation is MTAMAAGERVVIVGGGAIGLATGYFLQRAGAEVVVLDRGHVGDGASRGNAGWVTPVLSGPIPAPSVRKYALRNIAKPSSPLFIPPRPDPALALWLWRFWRYCNRRDHAAGLAAMAELNRRTMPLFDELRRDGVEFAMWQKGLLFAFLTEQGAAHELASLREMARFGYEVPDAPLDSSAVHQLEPALSQRVSAGFLLAGERHVDPQTLTRGLADRLRQGGAVIRERLEVTDFETKGDRVVAAISHGERIEADRVLLAAGAWTRPLARKLGVDLPVQGAKGYSFTVRTENPPAHPLYFGDVKVGVSSYEDGRTRIAGTMELSGLNEKIHQGRVRSIAEHARTYLGDWAGGPIEDVWGGMRPLTYDGLPVIGGSARYANVYVSTGHAMLGITLAPATGETLAELIATGRSPGVLRPFTPQRFHKGWKRHDEH
- a CDS encoding RidA family protein, giving the protein MSTDLIRVGNALDYGNLPLSAAARMDGTVHTAGVLSIDPATGEVVGETIEEQARVALSNLEAVLRSAGSSLGQVGIVRVYLADIVADIDGFNRVYAEFFARHHPARYALGVALALPSLKVELQAVASAEPA
- a CDS encoding serine hydrolase — translated: MTALNSLRDRIAGILDAQSPATGVAGAVIGVAVGGDQFSLAHGCANLNTGQEFLTDTGWLLGSVTKVLTATVLLRLVDAGAVDLDAPARRYLPEFTLAEADAADAITVRMLVNHTNGIDADDLMPASVRGRDATRSYISQLADFGCVFEPGAGVHYSNPGFVLAARIIERCTGLPYERAIQAELFDLCGMTDATAVQTQAFLRPTAIGAFATDEPGKLRATTLFSLPESAGGAGATPIVTVGDMIAFGRTHLAGGLAPDGRRVLSEQLVAEMQAKGVDLGLPQTPPMGLGWWLAPIAGTTAAWHGGGSPGGTSSFCIVPEHNAVVVSFVSGPNTLLNDTLHTTVIEHLTGRQATPPFTPASASADPEMAGEYAAFHRSVRTSCHDGELIVRTTTPPYTADEDLDRILAAYGSPSSSTDTYTAVAPGLFLPKGVGSRHTTGFYGRTSLLADLPAAPGRPRGLHTGLRFIPRVG
- a CDS encoding RNA polymerase sigma factor; translated protein: MVEVSSGGQPSDVREPPDAELVRRFLATSSPTERQAIFFAIYQRHEALVLGECASRLREPHSARDAAAQTFLIAFQSLGQVRESLAGWLRTVAKNICLKELERQRRITASPEFEGEDEPGAYEQGSKARRAQVDRLLDAVVATMTERQQNLFHLSFREGLRGTALGERLGVSPAQASRLSSELVPLLNDGFGALILAQEGRPHCARLAQILDEADWSGENFTKQLRERIARHFNNCEICDDCTTCQHQRRRLTGTYAPVLIPILIAPEVRDLVENLAIAPAAHASEPADRPPPGRSSRPRPRARRALQATAALAVIALITLVVVLTRPNAPAPVAAPPTTTFRPIAFTTLSGAQLLRAPDAEPETLIPDDPFYVAGDVVFSSDGNQAAWWINHAESGDVVLRDLRTGTQHSWPCTGCESAFLGTELIGTSKTDTGLVSYPADGGPPTPLIISGLPTRPADTVDESPHLTMLTARAESGTTVYAITREGDVSGELRYTVHRINEDRTATAVLDTADSITALALSPDGSRLAHIARHHEPPTYAETQVLTLIDTRTGTTLARTALEPSWAIGDLTIAPDGTATAVAIAQPSPGQEPSSTASARTYRSSDRSWTFEDNARPFLTDVGGGWQTSLTYTATTTNSTIAAGTLTLSNGTTTRTVAENVTRLHPS